In one window of Hymenobacter nivis DNA:
- a CDS encoding transglutaminase-like domain-containing protein — MTNKEIKALISLLDDPEIAPQVHSEIQNLGESIIPFLEESWEETLDAQQQQRLEDLIHHLQFEGLQQRLRVWREAGATDLLEGMWLLNTYQYPDADFQALNRAIEQLRFEAWTLMRPEMHPADQVQVLNYVLFRSHKFAANTQHFHSPANSMLQRVIETKRGNPLALCVIYLLVAQRLHLPVFGVNLPNLFVLTFRPEQPGAVPFYLNCYNRGLVLSRTDIAHYVSQLNLSPNDIFFEPCSNLAIVSRALRNLQMSFEKLQEPAKATEIAQLLEILTEEAPEDEEEG, encoded by the coding sequence ATGACGAACAAAGAAATCAAAGCCCTTATCTCGCTGCTCGACGACCCGGAAATAGCTCCCCAGGTCCACAGCGAAATCCAGAACCTGGGCGAGAGCATCATCCCGTTTCTGGAAGAAAGCTGGGAGGAAACCCTTGACGCCCAGCAGCAACAGCGACTCGAAGACCTCATCCACCACCTCCAGTTCGAGGGTTTGCAGCAGCGCCTGCGCGTGTGGCGTGAGGCCGGCGCCACCGATCTGCTCGAAGGTATGTGGCTGCTGAACACCTACCAGTACCCCGACGCCGATTTCCAGGCCCTGAACCGCGCCATCGAGCAGCTGCGCTTCGAGGCCTGGACGCTGATGCGGCCCGAAATGCACCCCGCCGACCAGGTGCAAGTGCTGAACTACGTGCTGTTCCGCTCGCACAAGTTCGCGGCCAACACCCAGCACTTCCACTCGCCGGCCAACTCCATGCTCCAGCGCGTGATTGAAACCAAGCGCGGCAACCCGCTGGCGCTCTGCGTTATCTACCTGCTGGTGGCGCAGCGGCTGCACCTGCCGGTGTTCGGCGTGAACCTGCCTAACCTGTTCGTGCTCACCTTCCGGCCCGAGCAGCCGGGCGCCGTGCCTTTCTACCTCAACTGCTACAACCGGGGCCTGGTGCTCTCGCGCACCGACATCGCCCACTACGTGAGCCAGCTCAACCTGTCGCCCAACGACATCTTCTTCGAGCCCTGCTCCAACCTCGCCATCGTGAGCCGGGCCCTGCGCAACCTGCAAATGAGCTTCGAGAAGCTGCAAGAGCCCGCCAAAGCCACCGAAATAGCCCAGCTATTGGAAATCCTGACGGAAGAAGCGCCGGAGGATGAGGAGGAGGGTTAA
- a CDS encoding MlaD family protein has product MLSKEIKVGLLALVALVVLFVGFNYLRGSNVLSSSHTYYAKYANVDGLGVGAQVMFNGIKVGQVKNLELLPKEGNMVKATFELKKDLVVGDSTVASLAGSLLGTKTITLFMGKNSKTYSGGEELKSFTVASIADAFQAKALPMLGTVDSTLARVNGFLSKDAKVSIQATLLNAQGSSEALKNLIIQNQRNINEITTNMAHLTRALNGSSTKLDRIATNFSQLSDSLKKAPVGSAVRRLNATMAEAQTTVASLNKALNDQNGSLGKLLNDSTLYNNLTTTSASTNSLLVDFKANPKRYVHFSVFGGGKDKTKKETTKSPDGTVTTETKKVESTPALK; this is encoded by the coding sequence GTGCTGTCCAAAGAAATTAAAGTGGGTTTGCTGGCCCTTGTGGCCCTTGTGGTATTATTCGTGGGCTTCAACTACTTGCGTGGTTCCAACGTGCTGTCCAGCAGCCACACTTACTATGCTAAGTACGCCAATGTCGACGGCCTCGGCGTGGGGGCCCAGGTGATGTTCAACGGCATTAAAGTGGGGCAGGTGAAAAACCTGGAGCTGCTGCCCAAGGAAGGCAATATGGTGAAAGCCACCTTTGAATTGAAAAAAGACCTCGTGGTGGGCGACTCCACGGTGGCCAGCCTGGCGGGCTCGCTGTTGGGGACGAAGACCATTACCCTATTCATGGGTAAAAACAGCAAAACATACAGCGGCGGCGAGGAGCTGAAGTCGTTCACTGTGGCCAGCATCGCTGACGCCTTCCAGGCCAAGGCGCTGCCCATGCTCGGTACCGTGGACTCGACGCTGGCCCGCGTGAACGGCTTCCTGAGCAAGGACGCCAAAGTCAGCATCCAGGCCACGCTGCTGAACGCCCAGGGCAGCTCGGAGGCACTGAAAAACCTGATCATTCAGAACCAGCGCAACATCAACGAAATCACCACCAATATGGCCCACCTCACCCGGGCCCTGAACGGCAGCAGCACCAAGCTCGACCGCATCGCTACCAACTTCAGCCAGCTGTCTGATTCGCTGAAAAAGGCCCCCGTGGGTTCGGCCGTGCGCCGCCTCAACGCCACCATGGCCGAGGCCCAAACTACCGTGGCCAGCCTCAACAAGGCCCTGAACGACCAGAACGGCTCGCTTGGCAAGCTGCTCAACGACTCGACGCTCTACAATAACCTGACCACTACCTCGGCCAGCACCAATTCGCTACTGGTAGACTTTAAGGCCAATCCCAAGCGCTACGTGCACTTTTCGGTATTCGGCGGCGGCAAGGACAAAACCAAGAAGGAAACCACCAAAAGCCCCGACGGCACCGTGACCACCGAAACCAAAAAAGTGGAAAGCACGCCGGCGCTGAAGTAG
- a CDS encoding thiamine pyrophosphate-dependent enzyme, translating into MVALCGDGGFAMLLSELLTVRQHKVPVKIIIFNNSALGSVELEMKAAGTLEHGTELDNPNFGALAEAAGIKGYRVSDPGQLESVLREALAHPGPVVVDAVVRRQELSIPPIIEAKQAAGSGLYALKALMGGRGGGPLEVAKTNLLR; encoded by the coding sequence GTGGTGGCGCTGTGCGGCGACGGCGGCTTCGCCATGCTGCTGAGCGAGTTGCTGACCGTGCGCCAGCACAAAGTGCCCGTCAAAATCATCATCTTCAACAACTCGGCCCTGGGCTCTGTGGAGCTGGAAATGAAGGCCGCCGGCACCCTGGAGCATGGCACCGAGCTGGATAACCCCAACTTTGGGGCCCTGGCCGAAGCCGCCGGCATCAAAGGCTACCGCGTGAGCGACCCCGGCCAGCTCGAAAGCGTGCTGCGCGAAGCTCTGGCCCACCCGGGGCCCGTGGTGGTCGACGCCGTGGTGCGCCGCCAGGAGCTGAGCATCCCGCCCATCATCGAGGCCAAGCAGGCCGCCGGCTCCGGCCTCTACGCCCTGAAAGCCCTGATGGGCGGCCGCGGCGGCGGGCCGCTGGAAGTGGCCAAAACCAACCTGCTCCGCTAG
- a CDS encoding DUF2490 domain-containing protein: MNKYVFRCLLAAFGAGGGPAAYAQTPANPAQPWGSWFIATVQLPGDAAHKWGSYAEVQARTDAVFRHYFYNELKAGLSYDVDPNFTVLLGTGRYTTSDYRDLGQGPLNVEKRLWEQVVLTQFSHRLKLEHRYRIEQRWLRFRDDSTAFRQRFRYRLNAFFPLNKPTITAGTMFLSAYDEIFLNPNGPVFERNRLYAGVGYQANAHLILQVGFVNQANYNLPAYRAGQFVPQITSAKNNVVVALTYKLAYRAGAPAQEHLPSQQD, translated from the coding sequence ATGAACAAATACGTTTTTCGCTGCCTGCTGGCAGCCTTTGGCGCTGGTGGGGGCCCCGCCGCCTACGCCCAAACGCCGGCCAACCCGGCCCAGCCTTGGGGCAGCTGGTTCATTGCCACGGTGCAGCTGCCGGGCGATGCTGCGCACAAGTGGGGCAGCTACGCCGAGGTGCAGGCCCGCACCGACGCCGTGTTTAGGCACTACTTCTACAACGAGTTGAAGGCGGGCCTGAGCTACGACGTCGACCCCAACTTCACCGTGCTGCTGGGCACCGGCCGCTACACCACCTCCGACTACCGCGACCTCGGCCAGGGGCCCCTGAACGTGGAAAAGCGCCTTTGGGAACAGGTCGTCCTCACCCAGTTTTCGCACCGCCTCAAGTTGGAGCACCGCTACCGCATTGAGCAGCGCTGGCTGCGGTTCCGCGACGACAGCACGGCCTTTCGCCAGCGGTTTCGCTACCGGCTCAACGCCTTTTTCCCGCTCAACAAGCCGACCATCACCGCCGGCACGATGTTCCTGTCGGCCTACGACGAGATTTTCCTCAACCCCAACGGCCCCGTGTTCGAGCGCAACCGCCTCTACGCTGGTGTGGGCTACCAGGCCAACGCGCACCTGATTCTGCAAGTGGGCTTCGTGAACCAGGCCAACTACAACCTGCCGGCCTACCGGGCGGGCCAGTTCGTCCCGCAAATCACGTCGGCCAAAAACAACGTGGTGGTGGCCCTCACCTACAAGCTGGCGTACCGCGCCGGGGCCCCGGCCCAGGAGCACCTGCCCTCGCAGCAGGACTAG
- a CDS encoding acyl-CoA carboxylase subunit beta yields MSPTIEFNRNEDQLKQLAFQLRQRLARVALGGGEKRIAAHKAKGKLTARERIAYLLDKGAAQVEIGAFAGEGMYQEEGGCPGGGVVVVVGYVQGRQCVVVANDATVKAGAWFPITAKKNLRAQEISLENRLPIIYLVDSAGVYLPMQDEIFPDKEHFGRIFRNNAVMSSLGIVQISAIMGPCVAGGAYLPIMSDEAMIVSGTGSVFLAGSYLVKSAIGETIDNEALGGAAMHSEVSGVTDYKFDTDEEALDHIRNIFDKLGALPTAGFSRKAPVAPALPEADIYGLLPADRAKPYDMMEIINRLVDNSEFEPYKDLYGQTLICGLARIDGWAVGIVANQRKIVKSKKTGMQMGGVIYSDSADKAARFIMNCNQKRIPLVFLHDVSGFMVGSASEQGGIIKDGAKMVNAMANSVVPKFTVIIGNSYGAGNYAMCGKAYDPRLIVAWPTAQLAVMSGAAAANTLLQIQVASLKSKGEVITPEAEKELLDRIKARYEEQLSPYYAAARLWVDAVIDPLETRKIISEGISAANHAPIEKAYNVGVIQV; encoded by the coding sequence ATGTCGCCCACCATCGAGTTCAACCGCAACGAAGACCAACTCAAGCAACTCGCCTTTCAACTCCGCCAGCGGCTGGCCCGCGTGGCCCTCGGCGGGGGTGAAAAGCGCATCGCCGCCCACAAAGCCAAGGGCAAGCTCACGGCCCGCGAACGAATTGCCTACCTGCTGGATAAGGGCGCGGCCCAGGTGGAAATCGGGGCTTTTGCCGGCGAAGGCATGTACCAGGAAGAAGGCGGCTGCCCCGGCGGCGGTGTGGTCGTAGTCGTTGGCTACGTGCAGGGCCGGCAGTGCGTGGTGGTGGCCAACGACGCCACCGTGAAGGCCGGCGCGTGGTTTCCTATCACCGCCAAAAAGAACCTGCGGGCCCAGGAAATCAGCCTCGAAAACCGCCTGCCCATCATCTACCTCGTCGATTCGGCGGGCGTGTACCTGCCCATGCAGGACGAGATTTTTCCCGACAAGGAGCACTTCGGCCGCATCTTCCGCAACAACGCAGTGATGAGCAGCCTGGGCATCGTGCAGATTTCGGCCATCATGGGGCCCTGCGTGGCCGGCGGCGCCTACCTGCCCATCATGAGCGACGAGGCCATGATTGTGAGCGGCACGGGCTCGGTGTTCCTGGCCGGCTCGTACCTGGTGAAGTCGGCCATCGGCGAAACCATCGACAACGAGGCCCTGGGCGGCGCGGCCATGCACTCGGAAGTGTCGGGCGTGACGGACTACAAGTTCGATACCGACGAGGAGGCGCTGGACCACATCCGCAACATTTTCGACAAGCTGGGGGCCCTGCCCACGGCCGGCTTCAGCCGCAAGGCGCCCGTGGCGCCCGCGCTGCCCGAGGCCGATATCTACGGCCTGCTGCCCGCCGACCGCGCCAAGCCCTACGACATGATGGAAATCATCAACCGCCTGGTGGACAACTCCGAATTCGAGCCCTACAAAGACCTTTACGGCCAGACGCTCATTTGCGGGCTGGCGCGCATCGATGGCTGGGCCGTGGGCATCGTGGCCAACCAGCGCAAAATCGTGAAGAGCAAGAAAACCGGGATGCAGATGGGCGGCGTCATCTACTCCGACTCGGCCGACAAGGCCGCTCGCTTCATCATGAACTGCAACCAGAAACGCATCCCGCTGGTCTTTTTGCACGACGTGTCGGGCTTCATGGTGGGCTCGGCCAGCGAGCAGGGCGGCATCATCAAGGACGGCGCGAAGATGGTGAACGCCATGGCCAACAGCGTAGTACCCAAGTTCACCGTCATCATTGGCAACAGCTACGGCGCCGGCAACTACGCCATGTGCGGCAAAGCCTACGACCCGCGCCTAATCGTGGCCTGGCCCACCGCCCAACTGGCCGTAATGAGCGGCGCCGCCGCCGCCAACACCCTGCTGCAAATCCAAGTCGCTTCCCTCAAATCCAAAGGCGAAGTCATCACCCCCGAAGCCGAAAAGGAACTGCTCGACCGCATCAAAGCCCGCTACGAGGAGCAATTATCGCCCTACTACGCGGCGGCGCGGTTGTGGGTAGATGCGGTAATTGACCCGTTGGAAACTAGGAAGATTATTTCGGAGGGAATAAGCGCGGCCAACCACGCGCCGATTGAAAAGGCGTATAACGTGGGGGTTATTCAGGTGTGA
- a CDS encoding UPF0175 family protein: MAGYSKRTFMELLGDYGVSIFSLTEEDLQNDVQDAARYHC; this comes from the coding sequence ATGGCGGGTTACAGCAAGCGCACGTTCATGGAACTGCTGGGCGATTACGGCGTCTCGATCTTCAGCCTGACGGAGGAAGACCTGCAAAACGACGTGCAGGATGCCGCCCGTTATCATTGCTGA
- a CDS encoding putative LPS assembly protein LptD produces the protein MPAISHVLRCCAGLCRRAGIAGGALRGLALAWLLLSTGAALAQHAPTANPATVPGQRPGSAPMPPVRVMSPDPTLPQGPPPPGTTNPGQHSIPGASREPVAGIPDSILVKQARQDSLKLAAKPKGPIETTVHYVAKDSIQFDVTRKEARLYNKANVNYGAMDLKAALITIDYAAHVMTAEGRRDTLKHKVVDKPVFKDAAGQYAAGKIAYNFQSKRGKITETVTQQGEGYVSAQSIKKAANNDLFGVRGRYTTCNLEHPHFYIQASKMKVIPGDKVVTGPFNLVIGDVPTPLGFLFGFFPMPNKSRGSGVIIPTFGQAQNRGYYLSNGGYYFAPNDNIGVRLTGDIYAGNAQTFGGWGSTADVSYLSRYNYQGNFNFRYTTQPTNQILSTASLNTSLEYIKPPAAQTFWISWNHTPVARPGGGRFSASVQAGSNSYNRTNSLSSRAFLSPTFSSSLSYTKQLRYLPINYSLKLSQSQNTQTGVMAFTLPDVSVGVARQYPYQWFKLKPRPFYDQISISYNLVAQNLITNTVAARSLDGSVPLLGGTTGSSTLPIGFKNIGSLLRNAQNGMQHQFGISLGSYTYKFLHISPGFNYGETWYARRLDYKYVDRAQAVRVDTIPGFSRAYSYSANLNLNTTFYGTLVRKGNHKIQALRHKVTPSLSYSFSPDLTGGSAYQQLNFGREANGTAIPDANGNYIAPLRGSNGQFLDPRSYSRFQGSLYAPPSSGAVQQIGFSLQNAVEMKVRDDKDTTGTNPVKKVSLIDGLDFNGSYNFLAPAFNLSPLTASFRTQVARKLSLISNASFEAYQRDSSGRTISRYLFDQPGHRKLARLAAASFTTSYAFNPVSGKKRSVVPRQVAPANDPTLGSVGPLAMYADYVDFDIPWELSLSYTAGYTTNAIPLQQRIFDARLLPTNGVLVQSPFRSSLTASGSVKLTENLKLTYNTGFDFSSMQTTLTTISFFRDLHCWQVAGQWTPFGTYRGYNFTISAKSSLLQDLKYNRNRNVQYQ, from the coding sequence TTGCCCGCTATATCCCACGTTCTCCGTTGCTGTGCTGGGCTTTGCCGGCGGGCGGGCATTGCCGGCGGGGCCCTGCGCGGGCTGGCGCTGGCCTGGCTACTGCTGAGCACCGGCGCGGCCCTGGCCCAGCATGCGCCCACGGCCAACCCCGCCACCGTGCCCGGGCAGCGGCCGGGCAGCGCGCCCATGCCCCCGGTGCGCGTGATGTCGCCCGACCCAACCCTGCCCCAGGGGCCCCCACCGCCCGGCACCACCAACCCCGGCCAGCACAGCATCCCAGGGGCCTCGCGCGAGCCCGTGGCCGGCATCCCCGACAGCATTCTGGTGAAGCAGGCCCGGCAAGATTCCCTCAAGCTGGCCGCCAAGCCCAAGGGGCCCATCGAAACCACCGTGCACTACGTGGCCAAGGATTCGATTCAGTTCGACGTGACCCGCAAGGAAGCCAGGCTCTATAATAAAGCCAACGTGAACTACGGCGCGATGGACCTGAAGGCAGCCCTGATTACCATTGATTATGCCGCCCACGTGATGACGGCCGAGGGCCGGCGCGACACGCTGAAGCACAAGGTGGTGGACAAGCCTGTATTTAAGGACGCGGCGGGGCAGTACGCGGCGGGCAAAATTGCCTATAACTTCCAGAGCAAGCGCGGCAAGATTACCGAAACCGTGACCCAGCAGGGCGAGGGCTACGTGAGCGCCCAAAGCATCAAGAAAGCCGCCAACAACGACCTGTTTGGGGTGCGCGGCCGCTACACCACCTGCAACCTGGAGCACCCGCACTTCTACATCCAGGCCAGCAAAATGAAGGTGATTCCGGGCGACAAGGTGGTGACGGGGCCCTTCAACCTGGTGATTGGCGACGTGCCCACGCCGCTGGGCTTCTTGTTCGGCTTCTTCCCCATGCCCAACAAAAGCCGGGGCTCGGGCGTCATCATCCCCACCTTTGGGCAGGCCCAAAACCGGGGCTACTACCTCAGCAACGGCGGCTATTATTTTGCGCCGAACGACAACATCGGCGTGCGCCTCACCGGCGACATCTACGCCGGCAACGCCCAGACCTTCGGGGGCTGGGGCAGCACGGCCGACGTGAGCTACCTGAGCCGCTACAACTACCAGGGCAATTTTAACTTCCGCTACACCACGCAACCAACCAACCAAATCCTGTCCACGGCCTCGCTGAACACCAGCCTCGAATACATCAAGCCGCCCGCGGCCCAGACGTTCTGGATTAGCTGGAACCACACCCCCGTGGCCCGGCCCGGCGGGGGGCGCTTTTCGGCCAGCGTGCAAGCCGGCAGCAACAGCTACAACCGCACCAACAGCTTGTCGTCGCGCGCGTTTCTCTCGCCCACGTTCAGCTCCAGCTTGTCGTACACGAAGCAGCTGCGCTACCTACCCATCAACTACAGCCTGAAGCTGAGCCAGAGCCAGAACACCCAAACTGGCGTCATGGCCTTCACCCTGCCCGACGTGAGCGTGGGCGTGGCCCGGCAGTACCCCTACCAATGGTTCAAGCTGAAGCCGCGGCCATTCTACGACCAGATCAGCATCAGCTACAACCTGGTGGCCCAGAACCTGATTACCAACACCGTGGCCGCCCGCTCCCTCGACGGCAGCGTGCCGCTGCTGGGCGGCACCACGGGCAGCAGCACGCTACCCATCGGCTTCAAAAACATTGGCTCGCTGCTGCGCAATGCCCAGAACGGCATGCAGCACCAGTTCGGCATCTCGCTGGGCTCCTACACCTACAAGTTCCTGCACATCAGCCCGGGCTTCAACTACGGCGAAACTTGGTACGCCCGAAGACTGGATTATAAGTACGTGGACCGCGCCCAGGCCGTGCGCGTCGACACTATACCAGGCTTCAGCCGCGCCTATTCATACTCGGCCAACCTCAACCTGAACACCACGTTCTACGGCACACTGGTGCGCAAGGGCAACCACAAAATCCAGGCTCTGCGCCACAAGGTTACGCCCAGCCTTAGCTACAGCTTCTCGCCTGATTTGACCGGGGGTTCGGCATACCAACAACTCAACTTTGGCCGCGAAGCCAACGGCACCGCTATCCCGGACGCCAACGGCAATTACATTGCCCCTTTGCGCGGCTCGAACGGCCAGTTCCTCGACCCCCGCAGCTACTCGCGCTTTCAGGGCTCTTTGTACGCCCCCCCCAGCTCGGGCGCGGTGCAACAGATTGGCTTCTCGCTACAAAACGCGGTGGAGATGAAGGTGCGCGACGACAAGGATACCACGGGTACCAACCCGGTGAAAAAGGTGAGCCTGATTGATGGGCTGGACTTCAACGGCTCCTACAACTTCCTGGCCCCGGCGTTCAACCTGTCGCCCCTCACGGCGTCGTTCCGCACGCAGGTGGCCCGCAAGCTCAGCCTCATTTCCAACGCCAGCTTCGAGGCCTACCAGCGCGACAGCTCCGGGCGCACCATCAGCCGCTACCTGTTCGACCAGCCGGGCCACCGCAAGCTGGCCCGGCTGGCAGCGGCCAGCTTCACCACCAGCTACGCCTTCAACCCCGTATCGGGCAAGAAGCGCAGCGTGGTGCCCCGCCAGGTGGCCCCGGCCAACGACCCCACCCTGGGCAGCGTGGGGCCCCTGGCCATGTACGCCGACTACGTGGACTTCGACATTCCGTGGGAGCTAAGCCTGAGCTATACCGCTGGCTACACCACCAACGCCATTCCCCTCCAACAGCGCATCTTCGATGCCCGGCTGCTGCCCACCAACGGGGTGCTGGTGCAGTCGCCGTTCCGGTCTTCGCTCACGGCCTCGGGCAGCGTCAAGCTCACCGAAAACCTTAAGCTGACCTACAACACGGGTTTCGATTTCAGCAGCATGCAGACCACGCTCACCACCATCAGCTTTTTCCGCGACCTGCACTGCTGGCAGGTGGCCGGGCAGTGGACGCCCTTCGGCACGTACCGGGGCTACAACTTCACGATTTCGGCCAAGAGCAGCCTGCTGCAAGACCTGAAATACAACCGCAACCGCAACGTGCAGTACCAGTAG
- a CDS encoding ABC transporter ATP-binding protein gives MVRIRNLHFGYSRRVPLFENLSLTLERGHIYGLLGKNGAGKSTLLKNIVGLAFPQAGTCEVNGLPAAARLPAVLEDLFFLPEELHTPALTADQFVAHTAGFYPRFSETQFHRYLAELEVPRQTKLPKLSFGQQKKFMIAFALAANTGLLVLDEPTNGLDIPSKVQFRKIMAGALSEERCMIISTHQVRDLDSLIDTVLVVHNRQIVLNSALDALAERLTFGTAGSADGAGALYAEPSVRGRQVVRPNLGGAYGKVDLELLFNAVAGDNPAVVNYLNSTPARHEPAI, from the coding sequence ATGGTGCGCATTAGAAACCTCCATTTTGGGTACTCGCGGCGGGTGCCGCTGTTTGAAAACCTGAGCCTGACGCTGGAGCGGGGCCACATCTACGGCTTGCTGGGCAAGAACGGGGCGGGCAAATCGACGCTGCTCAAGAACATCGTGGGGCTGGCGTTTCCGCAGGCGGGCACCTGCGAGGTGAACGGCCTGCCGGCGGCGGCGCGGCTGCCGGCGGTGCTCGAAGACCTGTTTTTCCTGCCCGAGGAGCTGCACACGCCCGCCCTCACGGCCGACCAGTTTGTGGCCCACACGGCGGGCTTCTACCCCAGGTTCAGCGAAACGCAGTTTCATCGCTACCTGGCCGAGCTGGAGGTGCCGCGCCAAACGAAGCTGCCGAAGCTCTCGTTCGGGCAGCAGAAGAAGTTCATGATTGCCTTCGCGCTGGCCGCCAACACCGGCCTGCTGGTGCTGGATGAGCCCACCAACGGCCTCGACATTCCCTCCAAAGTGCAGTTCCGCAAAATTATGGCCGGGGCCCTGAGCGAGGAGCGCTGCATGATCATCTCGACCCACCAGGTGCGCGACCTCGACAGCCTGATTGATACCGTGCTGGTGGTGCACAACCGCCAAATCGTGCTCAACAGTGCCCTCGACGCGCTGGCCGAGCGGCTCACCTTCGGCACCGCCGGCTCGGCTGATGGTGCGGGGGCCCTGTACGCCGAGCCCTCGGTGCGCGGCCGCCAAGTGGTGCGCCCCAACCTGGGCGGGGCCTACGGCAAGGTCGATTTGGAACTGCTCTTCAACGCCGTGGCCGGCGACAACCCGGCCGTGGTCAACTACTTAAACTCCACCCCCGCCCGCCATGAGCCAGCTATTTAG
- a CDS encoding GntR family transcriptional regulator: MEFKDNEAIYLQIAGYVSEQILRQPWGPDEKIPSVRDLASELQVNPNTVMRTYEFLQNQGVVYNKRGIGFFVAPDADARVKQLRRERFLQQELPGFFNTISLLGIGFDELQQRYQAFQAGQAALIPTTSDEKQ, from the coding sequence ATGGAATTCAAAGACAACGAGGCCATTTACCTGCAAATTGCCGGGTACGTGAGCGAGCAGATTTTGCGCCAGCCCTGGGGCCCCGACGAGAAAATCCCGTCGGTGCGCGACCTGGCCAGCGAGCTGCAAGTGAACCCCAACACCGTGATGCGGACCTACGAATTCCTGCAAAACCAGGGCGTGGTGTACAACAAGCGCGGCATCGGCTTCTTCGTGGCCCCCGACGCCGACGCTCGGGTGAAGCAGTTGCGCCGCGAGCGGTTTTTGCAGCAGGAGCTGCCGGGGTTTTTCAACACGATTTCGCTGCTGGGCATCGGTTTCGATGAATTGCAGCAGCGCTACCAAGCGTTTCAAGCCGGGCAAGCCGCCCTCATTCCCACCACTTCCGATGAAAAACAGTAA
- a CDS encoding thiamine pyrophosphate-binding protein: MPQKTVAEIIVDTLQAAGVKRVFGVVGDSLNGITDVLRARDGIDFVAVRHEEGGGALAAGAEAHLTGDLAVCAGSCGLGNTHLINGLYDCHRSRVPVLAIAV; this comes from the coding sequence ATGCCCCAAAAAACAGTAGCGGAAATCATCGTCGACACCCTGCAAGCGGCCGGGGTCAAGCGCGTGTTTGGCGTGGTGGGCGACTCGCTCAACGGCATCACCGACGTGCTTCGGGCCCGCGACGGCATCGATTTTGTGGCCGTGCGCCACGAGGAAGGCGGCGGCGCCCTCGCCGCCGGCGCCGAGGCGCACCTCACCGGCGACCTGGCGGTGTGCGCTGGCTCGTGCGGGCTGGGCAACACCCACCTCATCAACGGCTTGTATGATTGCCATCGCAGCCGCGTGCCGGTGCTGGCCATTGCGGTCTAA
- a CDS encoding N-acetylmuramoyl-L-alanine amidase family protein: protein MLAAAPAPSRPVAGPPAPTRYRLRTVVLDAGHGGKDPGCHGLKARESDVALGLVLALGRQIEDHMPEVKVIYTRKTNVFVELDERAAIANRRHADLFISIHCNAGPRDSHGTEVWTMGLHKSTANLGVAQRENSVILQEADYKDHYDGFDPRSPQSHILFSLFQSAYVTNSLRFAQRVDGALRRDVGRASRGVKQAGFIVLWKSTMPSVLIESGFLTNPTEERYLNDKANQTYMAAGIFRAFRAYKRELEGSSADAADD, encoded by the coding sequence TTGCTGGCCGCGGCCCCGGCCCCTTCCCGGCCCGTGGCCGGCCCCCCGGCTCCGACCCGCTACCGCTTGCGCACCGTCGTGCTCGACGCCGGCCACGGTGGCAAAGACCCCGGCTGCCACGGCCTGAAGGCCCGCGAGAGCGACGTGGCCCTGGGCCTGGTGCTGGCCCTGGGCCGCCAGATTGAGGACCACATGCCCGAGGTGAAGGTGATTTACACCCGCAAAACCAACGTGTTTGTGGAACTCGACGAGCGCGCCGCCATCGCCAACCGCCGCCACGCCGACCTTTTTATTTCCATCCACTGCAACGCGGGGCCCCGCGACAGCCACGGCACCGAGGTGTGGACGATGGGCCTCCACAAATCGACGGCCAACCTGGGCGTGGCCCAGCGCGAAAACTCCGTTATCCTGCAAGAAGCTGATTACAAAGACCACTACGATGGCTTCGACCCCCGCTCGCCCCAGAGCCATATCCTGTTTTCGCTGTTTCAGTCGGCCTACGTCACCAACAGCCTGCGCTTTGCCCAGCGCGTGGATGGGGCCCTGCGCCGCGACGTGGGCCGGGCCTCGCGCGGGGTGAAGCAGGCCGGCTTCATCGTGCTCTGGAAATCGACCATGCCCTCGGTGCTCATCGAGTCCGGTTTCCTCACCAATCCCACCGAGGAGCGCTACCTAAACGATAAAGCCAACCAGACGTATATGGCCGCGGGCATCTTTCGCGCCTTTCGCGCCTACAAGCGCGAACTGGAGGGCTCGTCGGCTGATGCGGCCGACGACTGA